ctaaataaaataacaacaacaagtAAAAACCATTGATAACCTAAAACTATATCTTCCTAAACCAAGAATagtttgtaaaaagaaaatttaagaaaataaaagtgtatGAACAAAGCTCCTACAAAGGACAAAAATTGATATAGTTGAGTTGTCAAAGGACTGAGATGCAAGCAGTTTAATTGCTGGGAACCTATTTCCTAGAAGCTGATCACATAAGGAGCATTAAAAAACCCCCcagcaaaactgaactgaaggaAATGCTGTTTTGAAGTTCTCACTGACCTGGTGCCAGTTAGATGAGCTTTGAACTGTAGGTCATGAATTGTTATAAATAGTTTTTTGTCAGAAAAGAAAATCGTTTTTTTCCACACCTGTGGACAATGGACTTCATCTCAGTATTGGTTCATATTACTTTAAAGCCTTTGAGTTGCTAAGTGCAAAGATATTAGTGATGTTGACTTGCAACCTCTGTCAGAACTCATCATTTTGCCTGGAGTCCTAAACCACAATGACAACTAACACAGATTTATCatccttggaaaaaaaaagaagaagacaaaaacactgaaaaatagtTAAGCAAGTGTGTTTTTCAAATCCCACCATCCACCAGCTTTCTGTGTTTCTCCCACTTGGTGAAACCACCTTCCAAACTGCATTCTGGCTGTACCACCTGCCCACATTCCAAAAATATTAGCAGTGTGATTCAGATCAAGTGAGTATCTTCTAAATTAATCCTTTTCCTCTCCATGTTACTATCCCACCAAAGATATCCTATACTGTAGTTGCTCATCTGTCTTCACGCACATATGAACTTgggtgacatcccattcttaatcaatAGATTTAATATAAAGCTGCTCCACCCATTGTAGCTATAACAACTTCAATTTTTCTGGGAAGGCTCTTCACAAACTTTGAGTGTGTTTATTGGAATTTTTGactattcttccagaagcacatttgtgagctcagacactgatgttagaCTGACTCTGACTTGCAGTCTCTGCAGACCAGTcatgttcttccacaccaaacttgctcacatgtctttatggtccttgctttctGCTTGAtgttatacacctgtggccatggaagtggaGTACATGAATTCAATGTTAACTTTAGAAGATACTCACTAGATCAGACTATGTCCAACTAAAGAAGAAAGTGATCatttgagaaaataaaacaagcaaaaggGTGAGAAAACGGAGACACCTTCATTTAGTTCTCCCATTCTGAAACGATGAGAACATTGCattcttctgctttttgttttctcttcttgtGATGAATCACAACAGCCAACAGCACCACCGATACTAAGAAGGCACTGGCAAAGACCACAGTGGAGATGTTGGAGCTGAAGAGGTTCTTGATTTCCCAACTTTCGAGAGCTGATTTGGTGTCTGGAGAAGCTGGTTGAGGACTCACTGAAAGATATCAATTCATGGTAGTTAGACAAGTTGGCAAGCCAGTAAACAGGCAGAGAAGCAGGCAAGGAGGTAGGTTGATGAGTGATATATAAACCTGCTGCAGGTATGCCACTCCTGTCCATCAGAACATCTTGACTGTCCTTAGCTGCACTGGGAACAGGCTGCCCAACAAACTGCAGAGGACCCTGGGTAATGTAGTGGCTAACCGTCTCACTGCTCAGGTCTCGCCTGCGTCTGCGTGATGGATCTTTCAGACATCCCTGAGCACATCTGGAAAAGGGACTCCCTGACTCACACAGGATGACAGAGCAAGTGATGTACACCTGTAATGTGGTAGGGTAAAGACTTTTGATTAACCAGTATTCAACAAAGTCCTTAGAGAAGCAAGTCTAGCCACAGGTCTGCCATCTTGAAATGTCTCTAAGTGCTTAATTGCAATGGTCACCACTGTGTATATGCAGTAATTATCAGTCAAAATGtatcaaaacaataaaacaaaagattttaaaGGTTTGCTGATTTTGCctcaaaatcatttaaaaaaaaagtttttccccACTTAAGAATATAGATAATAAACACCTGAAATGCAGCGATATCAAGATCGCCTAACGTCTGTTAAAAGTTTGTATTTGGTATTATTCAAAGTTACCTGGTCATAGTTTCCAGTAAATTTAAAGGCTTGAACTCCAAAGTTGAATATAGTTTGATCAGATGGGTAAACCACTACTGTCTTATCTTCTAGACACCTGAAAGGAGTTGTAGGTTACTTGCAGTACACAATGTAAATGAGAGATGACAGTTCACAAATACGCTTCTTATaatttatgttgttgttttcctACTGTCACTCCATTTCAAGAAACATTCCATATGATAGATAAGGCAGAACAAGTATCCTTGAtatccttgatttttttttttttagctaaaatATACTCTCCTTGAAATATCATTCaaaatacaatttagttcaaagGAACATAATTTAAGCAACAAATTTACCCATGCAGAAATCGTCAGTGCTTACCCATTCCTGATGATGTAGTATGAGAGGGTGTTTTCAGGGTTGTTATCAGGAgtggctttgcatgattcaacAAACAAAGTCACATTTGGTAAGTCTGCACTAGCATGAATGCCCATGAAAATAGTCTGCAGCAGATTGACTTGTACTGGATAAGCACTGGCTTCTACTTTATTTGTAAAGTTGCTGTTGCGGAAAATCTCAAACGTGTAGCCAAAGCTGCCAAAGCTGGACTCAGTGAAGATGTAGTCAGCATTCTGGAGATTGTAGTAATTGGAGATGCTGATGGCTTTGGGAAACTGGCACGAGAAATTGATCTTAACTGTCCTTCTTCGAGTTATAACCTCATTAGCCAGCTCAAAGGAGTTGATCCCATTCTTGAAAATGATAAAATCGCCTTTCTCCTATATTTaagacaaataaaagaaaacccaTTAGTGGTTGTGAGGATAACACTAATTGTGAGGTCACTGACTACAAAATTATTGATCACCGGTGGAGACAGTGTTCTTCTCTTCGCTATGTATAATAGGCTGATTTTACACAATCAATGTTTGCATTTCATCAGAGAAAAAAACCAGCAAACTTTGAtttgcataaaaatgtaaatgtttttccacacctcAACTTTTGTCCCACAGGTGCTGAACGACATTGCCCCCATGATGTGAGTGCTGTTGGAGGTCAGAGAGCATGACGGATCGCTCAGTTTGAGGAAGTTCTCATCAATGCCAGCGATGGAAGCTTTTTCAACAGCCACCGTCATCTTATTGGGTGAACACTGAACAGTCACTTTGCCTGTAAATCAGAATCTATGTTAGCTACCTACTAGGAATGTACTATGTTTTCATACTACTACTACAAATTTGTACTCAAACTCgtgcagacaaaaaaacactgcaagacatacatgtaaaaatgttaaactttattaaactaTTAATCATTACACTATCGTAACTGTTAAATCAGAAAAAATGCTatcataaaaagaaaacatatcagGAGTACATTTGAGTTCATGTATTAATAGTTATAGTAAATAAATAGTTTTAATGTTGTAATAGTCAatttaaaccaaaataaaagctatgactaaatgtgaaataaatgacaaataaaaatgaaaatttgactAAACAAGACTTAAATAACTGAAACCTAATGAAACAATATTGTGTTTCAGTTAGTTACAAATCTACGTAAAACAGAAGTGTACAGGAAATGTCTTTGGgtttatttttgtaactttaTGTCGATTTGTCAAGAGAACTGACAGGAAGAGGTTTTTGGAGCATGTCTTTAATGAAACTGAGATGTCAATTTAACatctttattaaaatatttaaaagacatttcaaactcatttaaattgacagtaaaaatattaaacactaaactgaattgaaaacaaaaatgtaaacgtAAATGCATATAAAAACTCTGAAAAATGTCAGCAATGTGTACTGTGTACTTAGAATAGATTATACTTTAAGAACATTTTAGTGcaacaaaaacaagtgcaaaatgcataattttttggatatttttccattttatcatACTTGACTGAAAGTCCATCTACCCTTCTACATAGATACCGCTGCACAGTTCTGAGTGTTATGGAAGCTCCACTGTGGCTGAAAGGAAGGCCTTTCAAAAGGTGGTTAAAaccactcagtgcatcataggtgCACAATTACGTGCCATCAGCGACCTTCACCACCAACGCTGTTTGCAGAGAGCACACAGCATCATCAGGGACTCTTCACACCCAAGTCACACACTGTATAACCTCCTGCCCTCTGGGAGGAGATACAGGAGCACCCGTGCCAGAACCACTCGGTTCAGGAATAGCTGTTTCCCATTATCTGTTACATTACTGAAGTCCTCAATTCACTCATAACTACCCACTACATCAGGACAACTACTACCCACATTACACACACTGGACTAACCTTACATTCTGTTCACTGGACATTGTAAATATTATAACTCATGATTCTATatatttattcttattattatatATGTCCATagaacataaatatatattcttATTTAGCACATCTACATCATATTTATCACACTCTGTTATAATTGCACTATCCACCTGCACTTTATTCATAATTGCACAATACATTTTAGTTTTTGCACTCTGTCTGTAAGTGCACAGTTTTCATATTTGCACTCGTACAACTTTGCGCAGTGCTCCCATTTGCACTCCTTGTAGATGCTAAGTGATTTCATTGATTTGTACTTGTACTGAgcaatgataataaagttgagTTTATCTTTATATCTATCTTTAGATTTTAACTCAATGTCCCAACCTTTTTGGAACTGGGGTATaaggaaatacaaacaaacaaatttaaagATTCGCGTATTTAATAGACagacacaaaagaaaagaactTTCTAaagatttgttttgctttgttttttagagaaagagagagcacttTATGACTTTATAAGgttttatggtttaaaaaaagggagagatACAAAATGCAACCATAAGTGTTTGAAGAAATGGCCAGTAGTGTTTTGTGCAGTTGCTATTATAGTCTCAGTTATTGCTCATTTGTTTCAAGATAGATAACAGATGATTTACAAACCTTGTGTAGTAGATGCTTGGGTCACCAAGACAACAACACACCTCATCTCTGATTGGCTTAatgatgaagaaagaaagaaagaatgaaatacTTCAGTGCAAATATGGAAAAAGAAAGctaaatgatcattttaacaTAAGCAACTGCCAACAATCAGTCTCACAGCAAAATGTGTAATGGCTCCATTGATCCACAgtgtaaaaagtttttttttttcacaataaatGGTCTGAAAAtagaggacttttttttttttgattgtcaAAGGCAGCACATAAAAAGGCAAAGGAGGCTGGCGGTAGTGTAAGTTGCAGAACTACCCACAAAGACTTACTtttcttatttcagtttttcttatttttcttgtttcattttcatttactcATTGGTTCATTTCAAgagacaaaaaggagaaaataacaTACGAGAGAACAAATTTGACTTTTTAACTGAGTGAGCAGGAAATTATAATGTGTATTTTTCCAGTACAGGGTCATGGCAACATGAAAATATACCATCTGTcgattctaaggttttatgatTTGGTTCTTTCAAGGTTTTAAAATTAGAtgaatactttttttaatttaaaaaaatagatgaaTGCATCCTAAGACGAACAACAGCACATAACATATTACACCTTATCATTATTTAacataaacaaagcaaaagGCAGAAGGGGTGTGTGGAAAATTAAGTACACCCTATTATTCAGTAGCTTGCAAGACCATCTTTAGCAGCCTTGActtgaagtaattattttcttaaaatcTTTATTGGTCTTTATCAGTAATTGTTATGGAGGAGTTTTGGGCCACTCATcactggggggttcacataatgcactgtttcttttcattcaccttatttactttgtttatactccactctgcatttaatcattaattgatattaatctctggctctcttccacagcatgtcttttttttctctcccctcagcccagctcagatgaccccccctccctgagcctggttctgctggaggtttcttcctgttaaaagggagttttttcttcccactgttgctcatagggggtcgttttgactgttgggttttctctgtattattgtagggtctttacctacaatacaaagcagcttgaggcgactgtttgttgtgatttggcgctatataaataaaattgaattgaattgaatcatctttggttgcttcagttcattgaggtgtTCATTTAGGtccagctctcttaaggtcccaccacagcatttcagttgagttgaggtctggattttgactgggccaacactttgagtgctcagacagagtagaaaagcactatataagaactagtccatttatcatttaccAATCCTTTAgctattctgttgtagatttgttggTGTGCCTAGGACCATTGTCTTGTTACATCACCCAGCTTtcaccaagctttagctgtctgaAAGACAGTGCCACGCTTgattctagaatactttggtacacagaAGAGTTCATGGTTGAGTCTATGACTACaaggtgtccaggtcctgtggctgcaaaaccagCCAAAACCATCAGCTCTATTTGACCATGCTTGATGGTTGCTATGATTGTATTTGGGTTTAGAAAATTGTAGCACTGTTCATTATGGCTTcacatctccactttgggctCATCTGTCGGCAGGactttgttccagaagtcttatGGCTTgatcagatgcaactttgcaaacctaagctgtgctacTATATTCATAGTAGCACAGCTTAGGGAGAAGGGAGAAGAAGCTTTATCTTGGCAGTCCTTCCAAATAAGTcataattgttcatttttttctaattttactgtGATGATTTATGAGCACCTGACTGctaaaatatacagtaaaatataatgtaaaaccttagaattgacagcgggtgtacttttttttttttttgcatgattaTACATGTACACAAAAGCACTCACGTGTGATTTGTCTCTGCAGTAAAGCAGACTGGGACACTTCTGTACAGGTCAGTGTACTGTGGTGTCCAGCTCAGAGTGACTTCTGCTTTCCCCAGTGCATCATCTTTAAACACTTTGGTCATGTTCTCGGGACCACTGACCTGGAAGTCGAAGATGCTTCAGGGAAATGAATAAACATTacataaagattaaaaaaagtaaaaagtaattcTCTGAGTAAATTCTTTGAGAAAGCTAGTGCCATAATTAACAGCTGTAAGAAATAAACACCTGGCATCTTGAGCTTGTGCTTGAGCATAAAGCTGGAATGTCTGACCCACAGTGGCATGAAGAATATCACCATGCAAAGGGGTTCTGTACAGGAATTTGGGCTGGACAAAACCGGCGTCACAGTTTGGTATTGGCAGAAGgactaaaacacaaacatagaTTATCAAGGTGGAAAAACGTTTACATTTTCATACAATAGCCTCTTTGAGTTTGATCTGGTTGGTCAGTCATCATTTCAGAGACTGTGAGACTATCTACAAGGTGGTGGTTTATAGCTTAAATTGTAATATTCAGTAACTCAGCCAAACTTTGCTGTCAAGTGTGTCTTTCCTTATCaattgttcttgtttttgtcagcatcaagaagaggaaaaagatcAGACTTTCACCTGTCTTTTTCAGAGGTTATTTATGTCAAAGTCTAACTTTGCCTTGAATATTACTGTTTTATAGTAAACTTATATCTACTTTACTACATTTCAGATGGAAATGTCAACATATTAGATTCCTCGAACAGCTAGAATATTTGTTAGATTAGACTTGTTGTTGGTATTTTCAGATAAAAGGTCAGAATACAGTAGgcatttctttctcttctttctctggtttctgctgcttgagtattgttgtttcatcctggatgGTGGTTTTGAGACTCAATAGGCCTTGTTCtctttccttctgcttagcACACAGTCTGAGGGTGCTGGGACTTGTGATGAAAACCTCCATGCATGATAAGAacctttcttgtcttgatgccAGTGGATTATATCTCCTCCTTTgaccagcttattatcccagcagggtatctgattaCCAGCAGGGCGTAGGTGTTAATTGTTCAGCTGCCTTCTCAGGACTTGGcttgctctctgcaggtacttggtggttgcagctttcctagcagcttCTTCATGGATCCCATTTGCCAATGGGACTCCatggtacttgtagctgtcctcaatgtctacaatgttgccttctggtagtgcaatcccctcagttctgactaccttccctctcttagttaccagctgactacacttctccagtctgaatgacatgtTGTTGTTGTAGATCCTACAGTTGTGGATCAGTGAAATAGTGTCTTGTTCACGTACAGCTTGATGCCATCCCTGTAGAGGAGGTGACTGATGTTTGTGAGATTTTGTAGTCAGTATCTGTAGCCAGTTcatgttaatgatctggctgaggggattcagacttatgcagaacagcagtggagacagagcatctccttgatAAATCCCATTCTTGTAACTTATGcagttggcttgaagttggtctctagtgttgttttccacatcCACTTCGAGCTCCTGATGAAGGcacttagggtcctgttgatcttgtacagctCTAGGCATTCCTGGATCCATGTGAGGCATTGAGACAGGATTTTCTTGTCCAGACAGTGCACAGGTTGGGCAGTCTGGTGTTACAGTTTtaagtgactgctctatctaccagtagctggtgtttttgctcctctggtattTCTGTCCATTCCTTTCTGGGTcctgctcatgtattgagccatgtaCCTGTTCAGCTTAGCTGCTATGGagcctgacaggagcttccatgttgtactgaggcaggttattgatTGTAGTTGGATCGGACCAGTCCCTTCTGTTATCTTTGGGAATCAGGACTGTCCAGCCTTcggtcagccattctgggtgcaTCTTAGCCATtatagcagctggttcatttgtgctacCAACTACTTATGATGTGCAGTTAgattctttagccagtaggtgcgACATAGGGCATGTccaactcttcatatttgagactctttcttggatgtctgcctctGTGATGGTTACTGATGCTTCTCCCATGAgctctgccactgagagtacagcTTGGATGGCTCAGTGGAGAAGATCTGGTTTATTCTACTGGCTTCTATCTCtttggtatacctcttcaaggGGTTAGACAAGGCTGTGATTctttggcagtttctaagggcTCAGGTATGGACAGTGTGTTGTTCTTCTTAAACACACCAAGATTAACAGGTTTGCATCAGGTGTTGAATAACCAGGACATACTAATGAGAACATggctactggaacaaggatACAGCATAAGTGGACAAAAGACAAGAATAGGTAACTGTTGAATTGCTACTATGTATGTAACTCCAGAGAAAGGAGTTACATCAAGAGGATGTGGGTCCTGTGGCTTCTTTGACACCCAACATCTAGATTAAGACCAAAACAACTTGTAGCCCACTGTTCTAATGTTCACAAGAGGCAGGGAGGCTGAGAGGGAGACATACGGGATGAGACATTCAGCATGTTTGTGtcagtcagccaatcagattgACTACATACTTTTGAATGACTTACCCTCCACAGAGAACTGTAGTTTTACTTTGCAGAGAGGGGGTGAGCTCATGTTGTAGGCCTTTTGAAACACTGATGTTCCATCTGAGTAGGTCAAAGTGATGTTTTTTGTGGAGAAGTCCTCTATCATCAGCTCAAAAACATGGATTCCAGTTTGAATGTCACCTGTACTTGTCAGTGTGCATGCAGTCTAAAAGGATGTGAAGCACAAATGGATATGATACTGATGCTGTTTTCTCTCTCAGTAGTGAGCTTAGTAATTGAAAGCTGTATaaagcagagtagaaaagcactatgtaagaactagtccgttTACATTTGAACATGAGAGCTAAAGACAGGATTCTGAACATAGTTACACTGTCACAGTTTTGCTTTTGATTTTGTTCATTTCATTCACTGAGTTCCAGCCACTCCTGCATGCTGCATCACCTGATCTCCTGTGTTTCCTGCTCACCCATTCCTCCCCTGCTCATTAGTCTCTCAGTGTATGTGCAGCACAGTAACACTCAGATTCTCACTCCTAACGTCATGCCAGTACTTCAAAGTGTccatgtgttttgtattttagcAGTCTTCTGACTATATCTGATAAtcagcagttttcttttcttttttcctttccttttccccTTTTACCATTTACCTAGTTCTCACAAATAAATCTATTTTCTATTTCTGCTAACTGATATTTGAGTGTTGCTTTCGGTCCCTGCTCTGTTCAGTTTCTTAATGTATAAAAACAGGCTTATAATAAATGCAAAGACATACTAATATAGTTGAtcttgtgatttaaaaaaaaagacctgaaaaACATAGCAATAATCTTTTTAGATTTCCAGTTGAAAAGGTagattgtttttcttgtttaaatattttttctctccttctcttttcaAGTGTTGGATGCATGCAAATGATTTGGGGATTATTAGTCTAGTGGTGTACGAGAAGATAACCCTGATGGACAAAATTGGCCAAAGGTCGtctaatttattattatcttttttAATGGGTGGAATTCTGGTATGGgttttttgtaaatttgtaaCAAGGACACAAACACCAACTCTTACTGAGCGATGAAATGTGCCACAACAAGCCCAACAGGACCCAAAGTATCTGCTCACAGCATCCAGTGTCAGACACTAATTGAAACCCTTTGGGGTCTCATATCCTTTCTCTAAAGAGCCAGAACAGTTTTAACAACACAAGGAGAGGTTGCATAaaattaaatgataaatggTATTCATAATAGTACTCTTGTAGTCTTCCTGGCTACTCAAAGACTTTTCACAGTAGAAGCCACATTCGCTCAGTCATTCACGTTATTCTTAGCATTTTAAGAActgagttttgcatttggccagATCAAACCGTCAGCATTCTGATCAATGGATGACCTATACATCCCTAAATTTAGTGAGTTAgactgtattattgtagggtctttatgtCACAATATAAAGGATTGGATTACCTCATCTAGAGTGAAGTTTGTGGGATTAGATGCAGCGAAGCGGCATTTCACTTCATCTCCATCTGGATCATATGCCAGAATATGTATCCTTGAAAAACAGTTCTGAGGCACCCTGCATGAACAGGCATCATATATTAGTATGTATCACAGTAATTTAACAACAAATTTTCATGTGATATTAACATTTCATGTGATATTGTTTTCAGGATTATGGTtttatgtttgatttatttggaaaaactgttattttttaagAACACAAAAGATTGTCAAAGTTgcatgtggcaaaaaaaaaaaaaaaaggtttgtacCGCAAATAAGATACTGTTGCTGTTACGGGACAGCTGTTGAGGGAGTGTGTATCAGATCGAGTTcccaggtccagttcagtgtgtgttgtCCAGTTGGTTTTTCCTTCAACATTAGGCACCCAGCAGCAGCCGGAGTCCCTAAAAAAGAAgtgaaacattttattattcataATGATTTTCATCACAATAACCAACAATCTAAGGAGTGAAAAAATATACACCAGGTCCACATATAAAGCACTCCCCTGTctagtctgtgtttctgttttcctgtaTACAAActtcctgctttgtttttccagtCCTTTGTTTCATGTGTATCGTGCTCAATTTTGCTTCACCTTGTCTTGTTAGGCTGACTGTTACTGCCACTGACCTCTTGGCCTCTTCTAGAAAGAGCGCTGCTCTCCTCCCACCCTCCCTCTCTGCTCAAGGTCTTTCTACACGATTGCCATAGCTGAACAGCATTGTAGTTTGGGAGACTGCATATATGGCTCCAGCAGCAAGTGGTCACTGCTATTTGACTTAGATGTGTGTGGTTGctgcagtggcgcaaaaagggggtatgcactatatgcaatgcataggggcgccgcacgaGGGGGGGCGCCACAGCGATGTgtggaaattatttctctagttgcttttttctgtatttaacagctgtgcatatgacatgatcaataacagaggcgcggCACTGATTAGGTACCCCTGTGCtacttcttgttttttgttttgttggttctgctgttttttgttttattgtgatggagttatttttcatttgtgcaccttttttttcctgttttgtggcCGGCTGGGGAGCATCGTATTctattttgtttttaccttttaGCGTAgctctgctttttgtttctaGGATGAATGGgaggtttttgtttattttggccTTGGAGAACCTGACGTTTGAGTTTTCCtccctttttgttttgatgatattaagttgatTATAAATATTGTGAATAAATTAAGTGCACATGAGACTCAGTTTGTGTTTTCCCAGAATATCTGTGACCCCTAGACCTTGCAGGTAGGGGGTTTTGTAACTCTAATTCTGTTCACCTGAGCTTCTCAGCTGTTCCATCTTGTCATGTTATCCTGGTCTGTATTTATGCCTCTCTGCCTGTTGTTTGCTCTCCCATCTGTCTGTGTCTTGGATAAAGAAATCTTCCTGATTTGTGCTTCTGGCCCCCCACCCAGCCTTGTGAGTGTTTGAACAAGATGCTCACTAATGCACAAGTCACTAAAAGACAGATCTGCATTTATTTATGGTTTGTTGGCGTTTCTAAGATATGAGGCAATGGTACAGAATGAATGTGGCTCAGGTGGCAGCGCAGGTCATCTACCAACCACAAGCTTGGTGGCTTTCTCCTCCTGTCTATGTCAAactatccttgggcaagatgctgaaccccaagtgccccccccccccccatgaacATTAGATAAGTGTCTAGTTATAGATAAAAGTGCTGTGTGTGTAAaactgggtgaatgagacatgtagTAGAAAGTGCTGAGAGCTTAAATTGAgcagaaaggtgctatataagtgCCTGTCCATTTATAATTTTAATGCTACAGATAACTTCATGTACTGTCTCTGTGCTTTGTTCTCTTATTTGTTCACACCCTGATGTTTCTCACCAAAGGCTGGTTTGTCATTCCAGCAAAAACATTCCAGTTGTGATACTAAAAACATTCCAAATGCAGCACTGTCTGCATTCTGTTCAAGCGTGTCAGTGACAATCAGCCAGCATAGAGGAGCAAGAAGCTaaatgtcacttctcaaaataaGATTGATAGATACTGTGTTCTGGAgaatgtagtgtgtgtgtggtatgtaCTTAGGCCCAGCTGTGTTAAAAAGTACTTTCATATTCAtactttcattttcagcctctgtTAATGGAGATCAGTTTTTAGatgtaaagattaaaaaaagctgCACAACAAATTAGAATGTCTAATTTAGCCTAATACTTTGTTTTTGTACAACACTATCGCAGAACTCATCAGATCTCAGATTGATTCATGATATCACTCAGAGCACTTTCTACTACAAATCTCTTTCACCCAATCACAaatacagtgctttta
This genomic interval from Archocentrus centrarchus isolate MPI-CPG fArcCen1 unplaced genomic scaffold, fArcCen1 scaffold_32_ctg1, whole genome shotgun sequence contains the following:
- the LOC115776464 gene encoding uncharacterized protein LOC115776464, with translation MEAGVVLLLLFSLLGIASSLSFYGDSISFVPLQKKTDGTFKVTFYHRQNGRSNCQDQSSFACESGVCTSFDKSSVLQTDQDNTGQGLWCQSEGNTTATVLTNKTSFFLRDSGCCWVPNVEGKTNWTTHTELDLGTRSDTHSLNSCPVTATVSYLRVPQNCFSRIHILAYDPDGDEVKCRFAASNPTNFTLDETACTLTSTGDIQTGIHVFELMIEDFSTKNITLTYSDGTSVFQKAYNMSSPPLCKVKLQFSVEVLLPIPNCDAGFVQPKFLYRTPLHGDILHATVGQTFQLYAQAQAQDASIFDFQVSGPENMTKVFKDDALGKAEVTLSWTPQYTDLYRSVPVCFTAETNHTQSEMRCVVVLVTQASTTQGKVTVQCSPNKMTVAVEKASIAGIDENFLKLSDPSCSLTSNSTHIMGAMSFSTCGTKVEEKGDFIIFKNGINSFELANEVITRRRTVKINFSCQFPKAISISNYYNLQNADYIFTESSFGSFGYTFEIFRNSNFTNKVEASAYPVQVNLLQTIFMGIHASADLPNVTLFVESCKATPDNNPENTLSYYIIRNGCLEDKTVVVYPSDQTIFNFGVQAFKFTGNYDQVYITCSVILCESGSPFSRCAQGCLKDPSRRRRRDLSSETVSHYITQGPLQFVGQPVPSAAKDSQDVLMDRSGIPAAVSPQPASPDTKSALESWEIKNLFSSNISTVVFASAFLVSVVLLAVVIHHKKRKQKAEECNVLIVSEWEN